In Persicimonas caeni, a single window of DNA contains:
- a CDS encoding ribonuclease HI yields MPWDRRYFKGSKVYVEVDEDGELVVDGGRVQMKYSPGEDAKVYRAGVRNVSGPLDEDGKPQPSKAGKKSKKSSGSKKSTGTKATQHQIQPTEAAKVSTEVPDELISYPPPEDGVVEVYTDGACSGNPGPCGYGLLMRDGDSYREINQYLGTGTNNIAELTAIKVALENVEDKSRPVRIYTDSSYSIGVLTKGWKAKANRELILGIRDLLSEFDDVKLIKVKGHAGHPLNERADDLATSTLDGI; encoded by the coding sequence GTGCCGTGGGATCGTAGATATTTCAAGGGCAGCAAGGTTTATGTCGAAGTCGACGAAGACGGTGAACTCGTCGTCGACGGCGGGCGCGTGCAGATGAAGTACAGCCCCGGCGAAGACGCCAAGGTCTACCGCGCCGGCGTGCGCAATGTCTCCGGCCCGCTCGACGAAGACGGCAAGCCCCAGCCGAGTAAGGCCGGCAAAAAGAGCAAAAAGAGTTCCGGATCGAAGAAATCGACGGGAACAAAAGCGACCCAACATCAAATACAACCTACCGAAGCTGCGAAGGTGTCGACGGAGGTTCCCGACGAGTTGATCTCCTATCCTCCCCCGGAGGACGGTGTCGTCGAGGTCTACACCGATGGCGCCTGCAGCGGGAACCCGGGCCCCTGTGGCTACGGGCTGCTGATGCGCGACGGCGACAGCTACCGCGAGATCAACCAGTACCTGGGCACCGGGACCAACAACATCGCCGAGCTGACCGCCATCAAGGTCGCCCTGGAGAACGTCGAGGACAAGAGCCGCCCGGTGCGCATCTACACCGACAGCTCCTACTCCATCGGCGTGCTCACCAAGGGATGGAAGGCGAAGGCGAACCGTGAATTGATCTTAGGGATCCGCGATCTGTTGAGCGAATTCGACGACGTCAAACTCATCAAGGTCAAAGGCCACGCCGGCCACCCGCTCAACGAGCGCGCGGACGATCTGGCTACCTCGACTCTGGACGGCATTTAA